A genomic segment from Thamnophis elegans isolate rThaEle1 chromosome 3, rThaEle1.pri, whole genome shotgun sequence encodes:
- the ZDHHC21 gene encoding palmitoyltransferase ZDHHC21, producing the protein MGLRIHFVVDPQGWFCMGLIIFVWLYNILFIPKIILFPHYEEGHISAAAILCYYLFSLFCIASLLRASVADPGRLPESPKIPITEKDSWELCNKCNMMRPKRSHHCSRCGHCVRRMDHHCPWINNCVGEDNHWLFLQLCFYTELLSSYTLLLDFCHYYYFEPLRKVNADVFVFRHELALTRISTFMGIIMLVGITGLFYTQLIGIFNDITSIEKLANCCEEISRPRKPWQQTFSEVFGTRWKILWFIPFRQRQPLRVPYHFANHV; encoded by the exons ATGGGACTACGAATTCATTTTGTTGTTGACCCTCAGGGCTGGTTCTGTATGGGCCTGATAATCTTTGTCTGGCTTTACAATATTCTCTTCATTCCAAAAATTATCCTCTTTCCACACTACGAAGAAGGGCATATATCTGCAGCTGCTATACTAT GCTACTATCTATTTTCATTGTTCTGTATTGCCTCATTGTTAAGAGCTTCGGTAGCAGATCCAGGGAGATTACCTGAAAGCCCAAAGATACCAATTACAG AAAAAGACTCTTGGGAATTATGTAACAAGTGTAATATGATGAGACCAAAGCGTTCCCATCACTGCAGTAGATGTGGGCACTGTGTTAGGAGAATGGATCATCACTGTCCATG GATTAATAATTGTGTTGGTGAAGATAATCATTGGCTGTTTCTGCAGTTGTGCTTTTACACAGAACTCCTGAGTTCTTACACACTCCTACTTGATTTCTGCCACTATTATTACTTTGAACCACTAAGAAAAGTTAATGCG GATGTTTTTGTGTTTAGACATGAGCTTGCCCTAACAAGAATATCAACATTCATGGGTATAATTATGTTAGTTGGAATTACTGGACTCTTTTATACTCAGCTAATTGGTATATTTAAT gaCATTACAAGTATAGAAAAACTGGCCAACTGTTGTGAAGAAAT ATCAAGACCTCGAAAGCCATGGCAGCAGACCTTCTCAGAAGTTTTTGGCACTCGCTGGAAGATCCTGTGGTTTATTCCTTTCAGGCAAAGGCAACCACTGCGCGTTCCCTACCACTTTGCCAATCACGTCTAA